Genomic DNA from Lactuca sativa cultivar Salinas chromosome 8, Lsat_Salinas_v11, whole genome shotgun sequence:
caattagatcaagaatatattcatatatatatcaaaaaatcggatttatattgatctaatatgataaggcaactatccttaagcaaaaacagcaagaaatcccggttttccctccttctgaccagccgactcgtcgagtcaggcatggactcgtcgagtcagcatgaactcggcaagttcatctagagactcggcgagttcagcaagcagaaccacaaaaaactaattttttcaacatacaaggcatcaatacaatagaaaccaatctaggctctgatgccactgatgggttttggtcctaagaacatcctatgtgctcatacaaaccctaatgcttggatctaggtttctctattgtacatgcaagttatccaagactataaaccctagatctagaatatgataaccaatataatatataattagggtttagatcataccttgattgttatatagcaataacaatcccaattcctccttgtattgactttagaaagcttagagtcacaaatgtcactcctctaatggttcacaaacaccaagagcaagaggatgaagaggataggtgaaggaggctgccctaaaacgtgtgaaaccctagaagaagtcttagccacgtttttgggtcataagggatctatatataggaggttattagggttatcttaacaaggaaaccctaatttggatgcttaagccctaagcaacccatggatccctttccttaaggctttggacgatttccttgtgggtttccccatagaattcgtctactccttaatacaaggcaatccatggcccaaattgcagttatcttataattacaattctagtcccttaagtttaattaatctcttttagtcacaaaaactaattaccaattaattcttgactaatattaattaaacaatatgatttctcctttaatatattattctcataatatattaataaatcatatttaatcctttctctccataattcatcctatcaagttgctttggtgaaggcaacccaaaaggaccatgcaccatcgggtcaagtacataccaaaatagttatggacttagacactaatccaacaataatcgcatgtgatttcaTACACGAGAACAATTAACGAATCGAGAACACGGAAATGAATCTTTTCTGAATTTCACACTAAAAAACTAACTACATTTTTCCTTTCGTTGTTTTCACTCTACCGGATTAGGGTAAACATAAACAATATCATAAAACAAGTAATGCCTACATAATAGGAGAGTTAGTGTAACTCACCTCCTTGAACTTGAAAATCAGCTAGCATGAGCAAGATGGATCCTTTCCTTTCTGAGAACCTATACAACAATCATAACATTATTTAGCTTGTGCTTTGTTGTATTACTCTTACAAAACTTATgtatatattttcttattttctttttgattGTAATGCTCTTTTGGGATCTGTTTTCTTACCTTTCAACCCATTCTTAAATTTCGATAAAATAATGTTGGTAAAGATCCCTCTTTTatcttttcagaaatataaagatctCGTTCTAatgatttttggttgattttatattaaatgtACAAGTTAGTAACTTTAAGTTGTCACATTCTGGACCACTCAACACTATTGGAATTAACTGTACCAATCTACTAAGAACTTTATCAAACCCTTTATATGTGGGAAACTATACATCCATATCTAACTATAGGCTTTGGAATTTTGGCATTTGGAGTTCTgatgaatttattatgattttggaAGAGAATGCATGAAATATGTGACAGCATGGATCAAACTGAGAAGATTGCCAATTTTACCCCTCGAGGATGTGAAATTTCGAAATGTGAATCAAAGTTTGAAGAAACTAGACACAataatatttccagaaaaataagTCTCATGATTTTTAGGTGTTCCTATTGACTTGcacgaattttagaagttggaggacagatttgggaaaattgatcataatagcatttaaatcacttttggtgttctattaagtacttaatggttaagccttaaGTTTATCACTTTTATCATGATTGTTGGTTACTCATTAGGATATTGAGATGTGAAATTCAATTTAACCTAAGGAACTTAATGTTTGGCTTAATGAGGGTTCAAAGTTAaggattttcacataaaatgccaCTTTTACACTTATTAGGTTCTTTCAGACAATATGACAAACACCTTATGTGCATGAAATCCTACAGTGACCAACAACTCTCTAATAGACTCCAATCCAACCCCTAGAGCTTCCTATTTTCATTTATCATTGACACCAACAACTAGTATAAAGAAGAAACGATTCATGTTTATAAATGGAACGATGTTAGATTTCACAATATCATGAATCTAACTCATAATTCGATCAGATCCATTGTTTTCCTGATCATAGTACAAATCAAACTAGAATGTGCTaatgagagagagagtgtgtgtgtagtGATAGTACCTTCGGAAGATCAGATTGTTTATCATACCACCACTTGCTATTCAACTCCCAAAATCGAAATCACGCAGTCATCTCCCCAGTTTTACCTCCGGCGCGACAACATTTCATTCCGGTGGACATTTCTCCAGATTCTTGATCTGTATCGTGGAGACCGCAAACCAGATCTGGTGCATTCAACTTCATATCCAAATCTGAAGAAACTAGGTATGATAGATGGTTTAGATGAGACGAGGAGATGAAGCAGATTCCTAAAGAGCGGAGAAACGACGCTTTTAGCAGTGGTCCGACGGTTAGATGGCCGACGGCAGAGATATAGCAATTACGGCGGCTATCCGGTGCTCTTAATGGTGGTCCGGTGAAATTAAAAAGATGTACTAATGTATACTGGTGGGGTGGTGTTGGAATAGGtagtttttatttgtttataGTAAGATTTAAAGTAGTGGGTTAAAattgttctcaaatgttctcaTGGGAAAAATATTCTCATTGAAACataacactctctctctctctctctatatatatatatatatatatatatatatatatatatatataatgtgacCCGTGcactaatttatattatttgttattatttcAGGACAAAAAAGTTAAACAGTTGCATTTAAATTCTTTGTTTATATTTTCTAAAGGAAAATAGTTAATTAGTAGTCGACTTGACTTCATGTATGTCGaccaaaaaaaatgaatttacttataaaattcaacaaaaaattactattttaaatGATGAAACCGTAACTCCGTTCCGGCGTTGCTACCTGGTCATTTCGCCGGGCTTTCGTGCCTCCGTcgtaccaccaccaaccacctctTCTGGATTCTAATCAACAAATACTATGTGTATTTGTGTATTTGTTTGTGCTTTTGTGCCAGTGTCAATCGTGGTCGTTATCTGACGTTTTCAACTTTAATACTCTGTCGGAAGCAGCGATCTTAGGTCCTCCGTCGTCATCAGATCTCTTTCCGGTGTACTCTCTGCAGTTGTCTAGTGTTACACCAACTTACTCCGAAGCTTGGTATTTACTTGACGAATTAGAATCTCTGACTCTCTTCTTTTCTGTCCTTCGAAGTGTATAGGAATGATGACGTCAGGTGAGATTTTGATTTCCCCAATTTAGTTAAAAGGATTTTCATCTGCGTAACTTGTTGAATGCTGCTTGTATGAATAAGCTTCATGAATGGAGCTTACATTCGTACGCTGAGTCGTTGAAAATTATGTGAATGTAATTGATTTAGTTTATCCACTGTTGAACGCATTAAATGGTATCACATCCTTAATCACCTTAATCACACGCAATTAGAATTTAGAACACATAATTTGTTAATGTATTTATCGTAGAGTTGTTGATGCTAGGATGTACCAATCAGTCTTTGGGATGTATGAATAGGAAGCAGTTTTCCTGACTTTTTGAGGTTCTACATCTTGCTTTTTTGATACAATTCCCAGGGTATAACATCAGGGATCTTGTTGGAGAAGCACATATCCGGTGGTTAAAGCCAGGGGAGGTGCTCTTCATACTGCAGAATTTTGAGGAAAAGCAGCTTACCCATGCGCCCCCTGAAAAGCCACCCAGTAATTAATGCTCTTTATTTTTACTTTTGTGCAAGTGATATGTGAGTTTTATATATAATTCGATTGAATGGCAATGGCAATGCTTGTACAGGTGGCTCCTTGTTTCTCTTTAACAAGAGGGTGCTTAGGTTTTTCCGTAAAGATGGTCATAATTGGAGGAGAAAAAAGGATGGAAGAACTGTTGGGGAAGCCCATGAACGTCTAAAGGTTTTTTCTATTCATTTCTTTTCCTTCTCATGCATGCTTataatcatttctgattcaattTTTTTGTATAGGTTGGAAATGTTGAAGCTCTAAATTGCTATTATGCACATGGTGAGCATAATCCAAGCTTCCAAAGGCGTAGTTATTGGATGTTGGATCCGTGAGTGTCTTTCCCTTATACCAACTTAGACttagttttaacttttaacagAAAATTATAAGATTGATCTTATGGTTACAGGTTAATGGACCACATTGTACTTGTTCATTACAGAGATATAACCATGGTAAAGTCTTTCTACTGACCAATAAATACATAATATACATGTTATACTTACAGACATATAATTTGCAGACTGGGAATAGTGGTGGATCAATTTCAACATTGTCTACAGGATCTTCTTCACTTATTCAGAGTCCTGATTCATATGCAACTCCATTAAGTCGATCTGGTGGTGGTTTTAGTCAAAGCACCTCTAGTCCAAGTTCTGTAGAAGTCAGTTCAGATGTGGTTACCATGTCAAATGGGACAAGTCCCTTGAGTCTGATAGAAGGAACTGACAACTTTGAAATTGATGTGGCGTTGAGAAGAATAGAAGAACAGTTGAGTTTGGGTGAAGAGAATTTGAAAGATCTGAGTTTATATTACAGCGAGAATGAGATTTCAAATGATTCAGGATTTTCAATTGACGACCAGGATTATGGTGATGTTTCTATTACAAATAATCAACAAACTTTAATTTGGGATGATGTCATAGAATATGGTGGGAATCCAGTTGAAGAGAAAGGTGCAAATAATAACCGTAAGTCTAGTATTTTAtccattatgtttttatttttatataggcATCGAGCTTTGAATATGTAACAACTCGATTCTCATCTGCAGCATCTCTACCACAAGAAATTGAAGATTTCAAATTTCCTGCATATACCCCTGATAGAAATTTATCCGACAGATACCCAGATTTTTACTCAACATTTTTTGACCAAGGACAGACGGAAATGCCCCTGGAATCAAATTTAGGCTTAAGCATTTCACAAGAGCAGAAATTTAATATTCGTGATATAGCACCTGAATCGGGATCTGCCTCTGAGTCAACAAAGGTAATATTTTTTGATTAATCTCGTTCCATGATGCAATGAATATCAAATATCTCTTTCCataatagtatttttttttttaattaattataatacaCAGGTGCTCATCATTGGGAAATTCACATGTGATAGTGATACATACAAAAACAAATGGTACTGTATGTTTGGTGAGACTGAAGTCCCAATTGAGATTATGCAAGAGGGAGTCCTTTGTTGCTATGCTCCTCCTTTGCCACCTGGAAAAGTTACTGTTTGTATTACATCTGGCAATCGAGAATCAATCAGTGAAACCCGTGAATTCGAATACCTTGAAAAACATAGAGGAGGCAAAAAATGTTGGAGAAGTTCAGAAGAATTATTATTACTTGTGAGATTTGTTCAAATGTTATTATCTGAGAAAGAAGGTGGTGAAGAAGTAGAAGAGTCGTGGTCTCAACTGATAGAGGGTGTTTTAGATGGAAGTTTGGCGTCATATGATGCAATTGATTGTCTTCTTGAAGAACTTCTAAAAGAGAAGTTAAAACAAtggctttcttcttcttcttcttcttgtggATTGTTGTCTAAAAGAGAACAAGGGATTATACATATGGTTTCTGGATTGGGCTTTGGATGGGCCTTGACCCCGATTCTTAACTCTGGAGTTGGTGTCAACTTTCGTGATATTAATGGCTGGACAGCGCTTCACTGGGCTGCTCGATTTGGAAGGTATGTTTTGCCCTTATCCTTATCTTTATATAAAtgataaatgaaatgaaataagTCGTTATATTTCATAATTCTtgtttggttggaatttttataTCATTTGTAAATTACTAACTGACCAACATGGGAGGCGTAAATTATTAGAAAATCTCATGAAAACCCAAATATGGTGATGTTTCTGTCGCTAAAAATTGGTTTAAATTACTAACTGACCAACATGGGAGGCGTCTTTGGGGAATTGTTACAAAATAACCACCCCTTTTGCGAGATTAattcaatttgaaaaaaaaaatcctattATTTTGCAAAATTATTAATATTTGTTAGAATTTTGCAAATGAGACATTGTAGTGGGATGGGGGACCATTCAAAAAATAATCTGTTGTGAGTTGAATTTCAATAGGGAAAAAATGGTGGCTGAACTGGTAGCTTCGGGTGCTTTTACCGGAGCAGTAACGGATCCCAGTCATGAAGACCCAAAGGGTAAAACCCCGGCTTCAATAGCCGCAACATCTGGACACAAAGGACTTGCGGGTTACCTCTCAGAGGTCTCACTAACCACCCACCCATCCCTACAAACTCAAATATCTCATAATATCCAACCACAAACAACATCACTAAATCCAAATAATATCTCAAACGAAGATCTTTCACTTACCGACACATTAGCTGCTGTTAGAAATGCAACACAAGCTGCTGCATGTATACAGTCCGCTTTCAGGGCACATTCCTTCAGAAAAAGACAGCAAAAGGAATCATTCCAActcgaagaagaagatgagtaTGGAATACTTCCAAGTCACAttgaaaccctttcgacttttcTCAAAAATGGAAATGACTATAACGCCGCGTTATCCATTCAGAAGAAATACCGTGGCTGGAAAGGGCGTAAGGATTTCCTTGCACTTCGCCAAAAAGTTGTCAAAATACAGGTGCATTTGCATTATTATGTTATGTATcatatacttttatttttatttcacatttatcattttacaagttttttgtgtttgtgtgtgtgtctaGGCTCATGTGCGGGGTCATCAGGTGAGGAAAAACTATATGGTTTTCTGTTGGGCGGTTGGGGTTGTTGAGAAAGTTGTGCTGAGGTGGCGCCGCAAAGGAGTGGGGTTACGTGGATTTAAACAAGGGGGCGATGAAACTGAAGACGAAGATATTGTGAAGGCGTTTAGGAAAGAGAAAGTGGATGTTTCTATCGATGAAGCGGTTTCTAGGGTGCTTTCCATGGTGGACTCTCAACAGGCCCGTCAGCAATATCGCCGCATGCTTCTTAAATACCGCCAAGCAAAGGTGggcccctctctctctctctctctctctctctctctctctctctctctctctctctctctctctctatatatatatatatatatatatatatatatatatatatatatatatatatatatatatatatatatactaggtgggagcctcgtgtattacacgggtttatttaaaaaaatattaaacattaaagtgtaaacaaaaaatatttttttaatattttttaatgtaaactttaaaataagaaagaaataAATGTATTTATTAcgatttaatatcatatatatgatatttaatactttacatatataagtatatgattttaattttaaaaattgaaacaaaccaaaaattgacaagtggataatatttattttaaaaataccacaaaatgacaaatgtcaactcatgagagattgacatgtggcaaaaaaaaaattcatttattaaggaggatatatatatatatatatatatatatatatatatatatatatatatatatatatatatatatatatatattcaaccaACACAGGACTAGTTTTGTACTCATTTCTTATTGGTATTGTTCGTCAATGTTACAGGCTGAACGCGAAGGTTTAGAGAGCCAAGGAGGGTCGACTTCTCAAAATGATGTAATGAATACGTGATCCGAGGAGTTGAATCAGTATATGTATAATCGATGGTGAATTGGTCTAACTAATTTCTAGTGTTACGATTGAGGTTGTGTATATAAACATGTGGTTTAATTTGCTTTTGGTTTTGGTGTGGGGTTGTGTAACTAATGGCAACATAAATAGTTTTCTCTAAATCAATTATATGCGAGTCGTTATTCACTTTGATGGTAGAATTAAGCACGTGGCGAAGTGACAAATCATCCGACTATATGATGCCATCATCATCAATGAGGGAATTTATTTACATACAATGACCACAAAAAACATTACATACTATTCCAAATTCAAAAAGACAACCGAATTCGCTCGCATATTTATTTACACAAATTTACCAAAGTGTATCAAATAAACTTTTGGCGTCCTAAAACCACCTTCAACCTGAAACTTGTACTCCATACGTATATATTACTACTAAATACATGTAACCGTATTTATTTTCAACTTACAACAAATATATACCACAATACATtccttcctttcttccttccttccttcacCCTCTCTTGTGGGGATGCCATATGACTAATTCAAACTCTACAACAACAGGAGTCCATGAGTTGACCACACAAAGTCAACCACCAAATAGATCAAAACAACGTGGAGGAAAATGAATTGGTTTCTGTATCTAACTTGCTCTACAAAACATACAAATCTCCACCAATAAATGACTTCCATATGTACACACTATATCGTCACCACATCTAGTTTCCTGAAATACAAAATTCAATAAAATTCAATCTACAAACCATCATGTTTAGATGTAAATCATGGAAAACTGAAATATAACAAGATCAAATATTGATGATGATTACGAAACTTACCTTCGTGAAGAATTTGAACCccgtttccaaaacacctcaaaAAACAGGCGCACGTTAAATTTGTGTGTGGGGTTGAGGTTCATCCAACTATAGGAAAAATCTAGAAACTTCTTGATAAAGTTGATTGGCTTCAAATGGCTTAGAAACATAGCCATCCATTCCAGAGATAATGCATTGTTCATGTGTAGCTTGAATCACATCAGCAGTCATAGCCAAAATCGGGACATGCCACTTGGATATATTCCCGTTTTGCATACGATTATTCATGTTGTATTCCACCTCCCGAATCATTCTTGTTGCTTCAAACCTGCAACCAAAATAGAATGCTATAAGTAACAATAAATCTATagtaataaacaaataaacaaaaaaaaaagtacatTGCAATATATATTATATTACCCATCCATTTCCGGCATTTGAATATCCATGAAACAAGCATCAAAGGAATGAGGCGGTTCTAGCAGCGAGATAGCCTTCCTCCCGCTATCAGCACACACCACCTCCGCCCCATACTTCTTCAACGCCCCTGCCGCCACCCGCAGGTTGACATTATTATCATCCACCACCAATATTTTCCGGCCAACCAACAGCTTTGACAAAGACACTTTCGGGACCTCCCCGTTTCTCACACTGCTTCCGCCGCCCATCGCCCGCTGTAACGCCGCCGCCAACATGCTCACCCGCAACGGCTTCGTGATCACCGGGAGCCCGGTTTTCCGGGACCCACCGATTGAATTCGTCAACAGAAACATCTTCGCCGGAATCTTGTGGTTTAAAGTTATTGTTCTTGAATCTTGATCCAAAACATCCTCTTCGATTAAAAAAATTACTTTACTTGTGTTTGTGGACACCGAGTTGTTGATCAAACTCGGGATGATTTCTACTTTCATTCCTAACCGTTGGATGTGATATCTTGATACCTCCGCCCGTACCGGTCTCGGGTCGACAATGATCGCTTTCATGCCATGAAACTCTGATTTTGACTGGCCGTTGACTTTTGGGATGCTATCGAACCCGAAAACAGCGGTG
This window encodes:
- the LOC111911888 gene encoding calmodulin-binding transcription activator 4 isoform X2 translates to MMTSGYNIRDLVGEAHIRWLKPGEVLFILQNFEEKQLTHAPPEKPPSGSLFLFNKRVLRFFRKDGHNWRRKKDGRTVGEAHERLKVGNVEALNCYYAHGEHNPSFQRRSYWMLDPLMDHIVLVHYRDITMTGNSGGSISTLSTGSSSLIQSPDSYATPLSRSGGGFSQSTSSPSSVEVSSDVVTMSNGTSPLSLIEGTDNFEIDVALRRIEEQLSLGEENLKDLSLYYSENEISNDSGFSIDDQDYGDVSITNNQQTLIWDDVIEYGGNPVEEKASLPQEIEDFKFPAYTPDRNLSDRYPDFYSTFFDQGQTEMPLESNLGLSISQEQKFNIRDIAPESGSASESTKVLIIGKFTCDSDTYKNKWYCMFGETEVPIEIMQEGVLCCYAPPLPPGKVTVCITSGNRESISETREFEYLEKHRGGKKCWRSSEELLLLVRFVQMLLSEKEGGEEVEESWSQLIEGVLDGSLASYDAIDCLLEELLKEKLKQWLSSSSSSCGLLSKREQGIIHMVSGLGFGWALTPILNSGVGVNFRDINGWTALHWAARFGREKMVAELVASGAFTGAVTDPSHEDPKGKTPASIAATSGHKGLAGYLSEVSLTTHPSLQTQISHNIQPQTTSLNPNNISNEDLSLTDTLAAVRNATQAAACIQSAFRAHSFRKRQQKESFQLEEEDEYGILPSHIETLSTFLKNGNDYNAALSIQKKYRGWKGRKDFLALRQKVVKIQAHVRGHQVRKNYMVFCWAVGVVEKVVLRWRRKGVGLRGFKQGGDETEDEDIVKAFRKEKVDVSIDEAVSRVLSMVDSQQARQQYRRMLLKYRQAKAEREGLESQGGSTSQNDVMNT
- the LOC111911888 gene encoding calmodulin-binding transcription activator 4 isoform X1 — translated: MMTSGYNIRDLVGEAHIRWLKPGEVLFILQNFEEKQLTHAPPEKPPSGSLFLFNKRVLRFFRKDGHNWRRKKDGRTVGEAHERLKVGNVEALNCYYAHGEHNPSFQRRSYWMLDPLMDHIVLVHYRDITMTGNSGGSISTLSTGSSSLIQSPDSYATPLSRSGGGFSQSTSSPSSVEVSSDVVTMSNGTSPLSLIEGTDNFEIDVALRRIEEQLSLGEENLKDLSLYYSENEISNDSGFSIDDQDYGDVSITNNQQTLIWDDVIEYGGNPVEEKGANNNPSLPQEIEDFKFPAYTPDRNLSDRYPDFYSTFFDQGQTEMPLESNLGLSISQEQKFNIRDIAPESGSASESTKVLIIGKFTCDSDTYKNKWYCMFGETEVPIEIMQEGVLCCYAPPLPPGKVTVCITSGNRESISETREFEYLEKHRGGKKCWRSSEELLLLVRFVQMLLSEKEGGEEVEESWSQLIEGVLDGSLASYDAIDCLLEELLKEKLKQWLSSSSSSCGLLSKREQGIIHMVSGLGFGWALTPILNSGVGVNFRDINGWTALHWAARFGREKMVAELVASGAFTGAVTDPSHEDPKGKTPASIAATSGHKGLAGYLSEVSLTTHPSLQTQISHNIQPQTTSLNPNNISNEDLSLTDTLAAVRNATQAAACIQSAFRAHSFRKRQQKESFQLEEEDEYGILPSHIETLSTFLKNGNDYNAALSIQKKYRGWKGRKDFLALRQKVVKIQAHVRGHQVRKNYMVFCWAVGVVEKVVLRWRRKGVGLRGFKQGGDETEDEDIVKAFRKEKVDVSIDEAVSRVLSMVDSQQARQQYRRMLLKYRQAKAEREGLESQGGSTSQNDVMNT